A stretch of DNA from Bacillota bacterium:
CCACCAACTGCCACCACTTAAATTTGCCCTTAATGATGGGCCCACCTCGCGCGTTATCGCCACAAATTCGCCTCTCTTGTTTAATATCGACACCTTCCCCCTACATACGATTACCAGGTTTGGCAATACCAGCAGAAGGACGCAGTCACTGATGATGGTGCCCATTGCTTTAAGGGGCAAGGTGTTAGGAGCGATCTCAGTGCAGAGCTTTACCCGCAATGCCCACAATGAGGATGACCTCAACGTGCTCTCTGCCATCGCTAGCCAAGCCGCTATCGCCATTGAAAATGCCCACTTGTTCGCGGAAGCCCGGCGAATGGCGTCCACGGACGCCTTGACCGGCCTCCTGAATAGGCGCTCGTTTGTGGCCAAACTTGACGCGGAGCTAGCCGCGGCACAAGCGGAGGAGCGCACGCTCGCCTTGGTGATGATTGATTCCGACAGCCTTAAGCAAATTAACGAGCAGTTTGGCTACCATGCTGGGGACGAGCATCTCTGCAACTTAGCGAAAATCATTCAGTTCTCTGTACGACAGGAAGATACCGTCTCTCGCTACGGCGGCGACGAATTTATGCTTCTTTTGCCCGATGCCACCGCAGAAGAGGCGAACACCATCGCCAACCGCATCATCCTGCAGGTGCACCGCACCATTCATACATTTAGTGGCGACACAGTCAATGTAACCATAAGTGCAGGCGTCGCGGAATACCCTCGGCATGCCAAAGACCGCGCCGAGCTGCTCTTAGCTACCGACCGCGCCACGAATTGTGCCAAAAGAATGGGCAAGAATCGTGCCCATACCGCGAGCGGGCCTGCTAGTGCGGGCGTGTAGACGAGGTAGCACATATGCGCTATACTTTTCAGGGCATACGGCCTCTGGATGGCCGCATTTCTAACTACACTGACTATCTACAGGCGAGGTGTGTTTTTTGCTGAAATTGCTACGGTTACTTGGCTCGCTTGTGAAAAGAAATGTCATGCGAGTCGTCGTGACTGCCCTTCTTCTTACGATGCTTCT
This window harbors:
- a CDS encoding sensor domain-containing diguanylate cyclase yields the protein MERRAHRLRIMEQTEAAVLAIHALHTTVDELITVLLTHLCTLHRATGVGIWTVENGVARPVRLVDWPEGLDPLGQVVAPGESSCHTVLTAPLQYHRFGQDAFLASALPASKSSSLAKQRALESLAKHAATALEHLDLDMACMQRASKLELLHHVGQQFTSNLSPEALYSSIYQEVRKVMVADVFFVALYDDSRQEVELAYVFENGHQLPPLKFALNDGPTSRVIATNSPLLFNIDTFPLHTITRFGNTSRRTQSLMMVPIALRGKVLGAISVQSFTRNAHNEDDLNVLSAIASQAAIAIENAHLFAEARRMASTDALTGLLNRRSFVAKLDAELAAAQAEERTLALVMIDSDSLKQINEQFGYHAGDEHLCNLAKIIQFSVRQEDTVSRYGGDEFMLLLPDATAEEANTIANRIILQVHRTIHTFSGDTVNVTISAGVAEYPRHAKDRAELLLATDRATNCAKRMGKNRAHTASGPASAGV